A DNA window from Vigna angularis cultivar LongXiaoDou No.4 chromosome 1, ASM1680809v1, whole genome shotgun sequence contains the following coding sequences:
- the LOC108322206 gene encoding classical arabinogalactan protein 1, whose translation MANSTVVFTLIAALLVTSALAQSPASSPALSPKRTPVAATPRSSPSPAISPAAESPSSSPPAPAPNAPSPSPTDIDSPPSPPVSPAGAPSVTPSAISAPPTEAPTPSQNGAALNRFTLAGSAAAVVLAAALFM comes from the coding sequence atGGCTAACTCCACCGTTGTGTTCACGCTAATCGCTGCATTGTTAGTCACCTCCGCGCTGGCTCAGTCTCCGGCGTCGTCGCCAGCTCTCTCTCCGAAGAGAACACCCGTGGCGGCCACGCCACGTAGTTCTCCATCACCGGCGATTTCTCCTGCCGCCGAGTCGCCGTCATCGTCTCCCCCTGCTCCGGCGCCGAACGCTCCGTCTCCTTCGCCGACCGACATCGACTCTCCGCCGTCGCCTCCCGTATCTCCGGCCGGTGCTCCTTCCGTCACTCCTTCGGCAATCTCCGCTCCGCCGACCGAAGCACCGACTCCCTCGCAAAACGGCGCCGCTTTGAACAGATTCACCCTCGCCGGATCTGCCGCTGCCGTGGTTCTCGCTGCGGCTTTGTTTATGTAG